The Helianthus annuus cultivar XRQ/B chromosome 16, HanXRQr2.0-SUNRISE, whole genome shotgun sequence genome includes a window with the following:
- the LOC110916396 gene encoding protein JOKA2 isoform X1, which yields MASSSIVIKVKFGETLRRLNASIKDKKLALDMDLLEDKIRSLFNLGSGVEFTMTYVDEDGDDVTLADDSDLHDVVQQSLNPLRITVNLKGSSKFNGSSGISTHSTPVSSPQNPHPFQTLNAGVSEILKSIPEPFLEALAKLPLELASKASSSSAPAVAELVEKMKTVYLNEILPSMATPSVHPTTGGPPNTNSESATGKNSKVQVNPEAGGSNTKKKEKQVEKVTVGATGKNSKEQVNPEAGGSNTKKKEKQVEKVTVGEGSTGKNKKTTDGVEKNEDRCSEKKDDSLNEPLKHGIFGPFAACGGWYAQNATDINKNTNASGSFLYEPSKHGFLGPSFAPHGGWNAQNATDINKNTNAFGSSLYEPSKHGFLGPSAAHGGWYAQNATDINKNTNASGSSFGLAQGTLNATNQCPFSGMPLMTDSDSHLPRSRSSHSKRYNGANSNTGNVFHRGIICDGCGVHPITGPRFRSKVKFDYDLCSICFAEMGNATDYIRMDHPTNSFSHHLLSSKGFYDPSLRIPPLGTPGSNPSLSKLDSQFVLDVNVLDGTVMAPHTAFTKIWRMRNNGSIVWPYGSQFQWIGGDRLSSSRSVNVEIPVHGLPVDKEIDVAVDFTAPEIPGRYVSYWRMSSPSGEKFGQWVWVVIQVDASMKNLGETSINLNLPPVTRDPEMVNQDNLVDNVFLGNNTITDSANTSVDTTPKDHSMNVPINDSLITDNDGVSSTIATLSTPPETASVSAFSPAEVRTALGLDSEPIGNPTVDISVMPPITSSGAASLPTAVVQRPSGSGSEVVTDDKEQALVKELEAMGFKNLDLNKEILRTNNYDLDKSIDDLCGILEWDPILDELREMGFVDDEANRRLLKKNNGSIKGVVMDLISEEKA from the exons ATGGCTTCTTCATCAATTGTGATCAAG GTTAAGTTTGGGGAAACACTTCGGCGTCTCAATGCTTCTATCAAAGACAAGAAACTTGCTCTTGACATGGATTTGTTGGAGGATAAGATTCGGAGCCTGTTTAACCTCGGTTCCGGTGTTGAGTTCACCATGACTTACGTTGACGAAGATGGTGACGACGTTACTCTTGCTGATGATAGTGACCTTCATGATGTTGTACAACAATCTCTGAATCCATTGCGAATTACTGTGAACTTAAAAGGTAGCAGCAAGTTCAACGGATCAAGTGGCATTTCCACTCATTCCACTCCCGTGAGTTCACCACAAAATCCACATCCATTTCAAACCTTGAACGCCGGAGTTTCTGAAATCTTGAAGTCTATTCCCGAGCCATTTCTTGAAGCTCTTGCAAAGCTGCCGCTTGAGTTGGCGTCTAAAGCATCGTCGTCCTCTGCTCCTGCGGTTGCTGAGCTTGTGGAAAAGATGAAGACTGTGTACTTGAATGAGATTTTACCCTCTATGGCTACCCCAAGCGTGCACCCTACTACTGGTGGTCCACCAAATACAAACTCTGAATCGGCTACTGGTAAAAACAGTAAGGTTCAGGTGAACCCTGAAGCTGGAGGCTCAAACACAAAGAAGAAAGAAAAGCAAGTTGAAAAGGTTACTGTTGGTGCTACTGGTAAAAACAGTAAGGAGCAGGTGAACCCTGAAGCGGGAGGCTCAAACACAAAGAAGAAAGAAAAGCAAGTTGAAAAGGTTACTGTTGGTGAAGGGTCTACTGGCAAAAATAAGAAAACTACTGatggtgttgagaaaaatgaaGATCGATGCTCTGAGAAGAAGGATGATTCTTTGAATGAGCCTTTGAAGCATGGCATTTTTGGTCCTTTTGCGGCTTGTGGGGGTTGGTATGCTCAGAACGCTACTGATATTAACAAAAATACTAATGCTTCTGGCAGCTTTTTGTATGAGCCTTCGAAGCATGGCTTTCTTGGTCCTTCTTTCGCGCCTCATGGGGGTTGGAATGCTCAGAACGCTACTGATATTAACAAAAATACTAATGCTTTTGGCAGCTCTTTGTATGAGCCTTCGAAGCATGGCTTTCTTGGTCCTTCCGCGGCTCATGGGGGTTGGTATGCTCAGAATGCTACTGATATTAACAAAAATACTAATGCTTCTGGCAGCTCTTTCGGCTTGGCTCAGGGAACGTTGAATGCGACTAATCAATGTCCGTTTTCCGGGATGCCGTTAATGACCGACTCTGATTCACATCTTCCTCGTTCTCGCAGTTCTCATTCGAAGAGATATAATGGTGCTAATAGTAACACGGGCAATGTATTCCACAGGGGTATTATTTGCGATGGTTGTGGAGTTCACCCGATAACCGGCCCAAGATTTAGGTCAAAAGT CAAATTTGATTATGATCTGTGCAGTATTTGCTTTGCGGAAATGGGAAATGCTACTGACTACATCAGAATGGATCACCCAACGAACAGTTTTAGCCATCATCTTTTGTCTTCGAAGGGGTTCTATGATCCC TCTCTTCGTATTCCACCACTCGGAACTCCTGGATCAAATCCATCTCTGTCAAAGCTCGATAGCCAGTTCGTACTTGATGTCAATGTTCTTGATGGGACCGTCATGGCTCCACATACTGCATTCACTAAAATATGGAGGATGAGGAACAATGGTTCTATCGTCTGGCCATACGGCTCGCAGTTTCAGTGGATTGGTGGAGATCGTTTAAGCAGTTCACGTTCTGTTAATGTTGAG ATCCCGGTGCATGGGCTGCCTGTGGACAAGGAAATTGACGTTGCAGTTGATTTTACGGCTCCTGAAATCCCGGGTCGTTATGTTTCTTACTGGCGGATGTCGTCTCCATCTGGAGAGAAGTTTGGGCAATGGGTTTGGGTCGTAATCCAG GTTGATGCGTCTATGAAGAATTTGGGTGAAACCTCGATCAACCTGAACCTACCACCAGTCACGAGAGACCCGGAAATGGTTAATCAGGATAATCTGGTTGATAACGTCTTTTTAGGAAACAATACCATCACTGATTCTGCAAATACATCTGTTGATACGACACCTAAGGATCACTCTATGAACGTTCCTATTAATGACTCGTTGATTACTGATAATGATGGAGTGTCAAGCACCATCGCTACTCTTTCCACTCCACCCGAGACTGCTAGCGTTTCAGCATTTAGTCCTGCAGAAGTGAGGACCGCTTTAGGTTTGGATAGTGAACCAATTGGTAACCCTACAGTAGACATCTCTGTAATGCCGCCTATTACGAGTAGTGGTGCAGCATCACTGCCCACGGCGGTAGTTCAGCGACCATCGGGTTCTGGTAGTGAAGTGGTAACTGATGACAAGGAGCAGGCTCTTGTGAAGGAGCTGGAGGCGATGGGATTCAAGAATCTGGATTTGAACAAGGAGATCTTGAGGACTAACAATTACGATTTGGATAAATCTATCGATGATCTTTGTGGTATTCTAGAGTGGGATCCAATTCTTGATGAGCTGCGGGAAATG GGTTTCGTAGACGATGAAGCAAACAGGAGGCTGTTGAAGAAGAACAATGGAAGTATCAAGGGCGTGGTCATGGATCTCATCAGTGAGGAGAAGGCGTAA
- the LOC110916396 gene encoding protein JOKA2 isoform X2, translating to MASSSIVIKVKFGETLRRLNASIKDKKLALDMDLLEDKIRSLFNLGSGVEFTMTYVDEDGDDVTLADDSDLHDVVQQSLNPLRITVNLKGSSKFNGSSGISTHSTPVSSPQNPHPFQTLNAGVSEILKSIPEPFLEALAKLPLELASKASSSSAPAVAELVEKMKTVYLNEILPSMATPSVHPTTGGPPNTNSESATGKNSKVQVNPEAGGSNTKKKEKQVEKVTVGEGSTGKNKKTTDGVEKNEDRCSEKKDDSLNEPLKHGIFGPFAACGGWYAQNATDINKNTNASGSFLYEPSKHGFLGPSFAPHGGWNAQNATDINKNTNAFGSSLYEPSKHGFLGPSAAHGGWYAQNATDINKNTNASGSSFGLAQGTLNATNQCPFSGMPLMTDSDSHLPRSRSSHSKRYNGANSNTGNVFHRGIICDGCGVHPITGPRFRSKVKFDYDLCSICFAEMGNATDYIRMDHPTNSFSHHLLSSKGFYDPSLRIPPLGTPGSNPSLSKLDSQFVLDVNVLDGTVMAPHTAFTKIWRMRNNGSIVWPYGSQFQWIGGDRLSSSRSVNVEIPVHGLPVDKEIDVAVDFTAPEIPGRYVSYWRMSSPSGEKFGQWVWVVIQVDASMKNLGETSINLNLPPVTRDPEMVNQDNLVDNVFLGNNTITDSANTSVDTTPKDHSMNVPINDSLITDNDGVSSTIATLSTPPETASVSAFSPAEVRTALGLDSEPIGNPTVDISVMPPITSSGAASLPTAVVQRPSGSGSEVVTDDKEQALVKELEAMGFKNLDLNKEILRTNNYDLDKSIDDLCGILEWDPILDELREMGFVDDEANRRLLKKNNGSIKGVVMDLISEEKA from the exons ATGGCTTCTTCATCAATTGTGATCAAG GTTAAGTTTGGGGAAACACTTCGGCGTCTCAATGCTTCTATCAAAGACAAGAAACTTGCTCTTGACATGGATTTGTTGGAGGATAAGATTCGGAGCCTGTTTAACCTCGGTTCCGGTGTTGAGTTCACCATGACTTACGTTGACGAAGATGGTGACGACGTTACTCTTGCTGATGATAGTGACCTTCATGATGTTGTACAACAATCTCTGAATCCATTGCGAATTACTGTGAACTTAAAAGGTAGCAGCAAGTTCAACGGATCAAGTGGCATTTCCACTCATTCCACTCCCGTGAGTTCACCACAAAATCCACATCCATTTCAAACCTTGAACGCCGGAGTTTCTGAAATCTTGAAGTCTATTCCCGAGCCATTTCTTGAAGCTCTTGCAAAGCTGCCGCTTGAGTTGGCGTCTAAAGCATCGTCGTCCTCTGCTCCTGCGGTTGCTGAGCTTGTGGAAAAGATGAAGACTGTGTACTTGAATGAGATTTTACCCTCTATGGCTACCCCAAGCGTGCACCCTACTACTGGTGGTCCACCAAATACAAACTCTGAATCGGCTACTGGTAAAAACAGTAAGGTTCAGGTGAACCCTGAAGCTGGAG GCTCAAACACAAAGAAGAAAGAAAAGCAAGTTGAAAAGGTTACTGTTGGTGAAGGGTCTACTGGCAAAAATAAGAAAACTACTGatggtgttgagaaaaatgaaGATCGATGCTCTGAGAAGAAGGATGATTCTTTGAATGAGCCTTTGAAGCATGGCATTTTTGGTCCTTTTGCGGCTTGTGGGGGTTGGTATGCTCAGAACGCTACTGATATTAACAAAAATACTAATGCTTCTGGCAGCTTTTTGTATGAGCCTTCGAAGCATGGCTTTCTTGGTCCTTCTTTCGCGCCTCATGGGGGTTGGAATGCTCAGAACGCTACTGATATTAACAAAAATACTAATGCTTTTGGCAGCTCTTTGTATGAGCCTTCGAAGCATGGCTTTCTTGGTCCTTCCGCGGCTCATGGGGGTTGGTATGCTCAGAATGCTACTGATATTAACAAAAATACTAATGCTTCTGGCAGCTCTTTCGGCTTGGCTCAGGGAACGTTGAATGCGACTAATCAATGTCCGTTTTCCGGGATGCCGTTAATGACCGACTCTGATTCACATCTTCCTCGTTCTCGCAGTTCTCATTCGAAGAGATATAATGGTGCTAATAGTAACACGGGCAATGTATTCCACAGGGGTATTATTTGCGATGGTTGTGGAGTTCACCCGATAACCGGCCCAAGATTTAGGTCAAAAGT CAAATTTGATTATGATCTGTGCAGTATTTGCTTTGCGGAAATGGGAAATGCTACTGACTACATCAGAATGGATCACCCAACGAACAGTTTTAGCCATCATCTTTTGTCTTCGAAGGGGTTCTATGATCCC TCTCTTCGTATTCCACCACTCGGAACTCCTGGATCAAATCCATCTCTGTCAAAGCTCGATAGCCAGTTCGTACTTGATGTCAATGTTCTTGATGGGACCGTCATGGCTCCACATACTGCATTCACTAAAATATGGAGGATGAGGAACAATGGTTCTATCGTCTGGCCATACGGCTCGCAGTTTCAGTGGATTGGTGGAGATCGTTTAAGCAGTTCACGTTCTGTTAATGTTGAG ATCCCGGTGCATGGGCTGCCTGTGGACAAGGAAATTGACGTTGCAGTTGATTTTACGGCTCCTGAAATCCCGGGTCGTTATGTTTCTTACTGGCGGATGTCGTCTCCATCTGGAGAGAAGTTTGGGCAATGGGTTTGGGTCGTAATCCAG GTTGATGCGTCTATGAAGAATTTGGGTGAAACCTCGATCAACCTGAACCTACCACCAGTCACGAGAGACCCGGAAATGGTTAATCAGGATAATCTGGTTGATAACGTCTTTTTAGGAAACAATACCATCACTGATTCTGCAAATACATCTGTTGATACGACACCTAAGGATCACTCTATGAACGTTCCTATTAATGACTCGTTGATTACTGATAATGATGGAGTGTCAAGCACCATCGCTACTCTTTCCACTCCACCCGAGACTGCTAGCGTTTCAGCATTTAGTCCTGCAGAAGTGAGGACCGCTTTAGGTTTGGATAGTGAACCAATTGGTAACCCTACAGTAGACATCTCTGTAATGCCGCCTATTACGAGTAGTGGTGCAGCATCACTGCCCACGGCGGTAGTTCAGCGACCATCGGGTTCTGGTAGTGAAGTGGTAACTGATGACAAGGAGCAGGCTCTTGTGAAGGAGCTGGAGGCGATGGGATTCAAGAATCTGGATTTGAACAAGGAGATCTTGAGGACTAACAATTACGATTTGGATAAATCTATCGATGATCTTTGTGGTATTCTAGAGTGGGATCCAATTCTTGATGAGCTGCGGGAAATG GGTTTCGTAGACGATGAAGCAAACAGGAGGCTGTTGAAGAAGAACAATGGAAGTATCAAGGGCGTGGTCATGGATCTCATCAGTGAGGAGAAGGCGTAA